Within Zootoca vivipara chromosome 10, rZooViv1.1, whole genome shotgun sequence, the genomic segment TTTACAGGCCATCCTTCATCAAGTCAGAATGATGCCACTGCTGTTTCaaaacaatgcataaaatacgTAACAATAActaaaacaattaattaactGAGCATCTTTAGTTGTTGGGCTGCTTTATACTGTGTAcaagttatatatttatttgagtaCTAATAAAACATTTCAACTGATTTTCAATGAAACCCATTGGTACAATTATACATTCATATTTTATACAATTAAAAACTACCATTGCCTGAATTTTATTCAACTCACGTGAAATAAAAGTACTGGtatcttaaataaaataacagacaTGACAACTACGTTAACACATGATTCCAAAGGCAGCAACCTTACACAAACTTCCATATAACCAGCTGCATTTTTCACAATTCTATTTCCTGGGGATAGGACACTGATTCATAAATCACAGTAGATTTATGCCCATtgccagtttttttgttttttgttttgttttttggtagtTTTTTGGTAGTTTTTGGTAGTTCTGCTATGGCAGATCATCCACCTCTCCAATTTTCCCCAACAGTGAAATGCTCCATTTTCACATTCTTGAACATGGCTATACAGCAGGGGCCAGGGAGTCTTTTTTCAGACCAAAGGCCTCATTCCCTTCTGAACAACCTCTAGGGGCCAGATGCCTGTGGTTAATGggttcagaggcaaaagtgggctaAGTTATGAAAGTGAatattacctttgtacaatatactagtttctacacaaactcatccaccctcccatcttccatccaggaaagcaaaaaaaaaaagcattatcagagtttaaggacacattccagccaggcaaaaatacttgaGTAAAGTGCAAAGCAGGGCTCATGGGGAGATTGCCCTGGGGAAAGTAGGTGTGGTTTGGGGAGTGTCCCAAGCAGCAGACAGACAAGGCCTGGagaccccaggcctgaggttctctaCACAGAGAGAACTGAGTTAAACTTGAGGGACATTGCAAAGCAATATCTTGCCAAGGCATAGCTGGCAAATCACAAGCTGCTGGTTAATACACTGGTGCTTTATGATGTCATTGCCACCATGGAAACGGCATTGTCCACACATGAGTATTCACTAGGGGCCTGCAGAAAAGCACAGAAAGCTGAGAGAGGAGACAACATCTTGAGTCTGTCAAGGTCATCGGAACAGCACCAGCAATCAGAACAGCAAAATGTATAGCcatggaaaggaaaagggaagccGACAGACAGAGCCTCATCCCTCTGGAAGCAAATGTCTAGAAAAGCTAATTTCAATGGATGAGTGTGCAAAACACATTATCGATAGTGCATTAACAAAGATTCAGAAGCAGCTATTGGACAAAAGCAAGCAAGGTGGAGCTCCTAAGCCAAGTATTTCTTCATTTGGCTTCAATCGCCCTGATACTAATTTTGAGAGGGGAACGGGAACGGGAACGGGAACGGGAAGCTTAGGCCCAAAGTTCCCGAACCTTAGCCCTTCGAGACGAGGGGGGCGGCAGGAACCTCAACACCAACCTCAACACCAACCTCAGCACCAACCTCAACACCAAGAACCTAGAAAGGAAGATTTTACAAGTATCCTCTCGTCAACCATCCAGAAGGTGATGCGTGAAGCTGTTTCCAATGCAGAAGACAATTCCAGCAACACAAACAGGGGCCACCGACAGGCTCCTCCTTCTGAAAGCAGGCCCCAGAGGATAAAGGCTGTTGCAAAACAAAATGCGAATCCATGGGAGATGTATGGCAACATGGACCCTATGGAGATG encodes:
- the LOC118091425 gene encoding A-kinase anchor protein 4-like: MYSHGKEKGSRQTEPHPSGSKCLEKLISMDECAKHIIDSALTKIQKQLLDKSKQGGAPKPSISSFGFNRPDTNFERGTGTGTGTGSLGPKFPNLSPSRRGGRQEPQHQPQHQPQHQPQHQEPRKEDFTSILSSTIQKVMREAVSNAEDNSSNTNRGHRQAPPSESRPQRIKAVAKQNANPWEMYGNMDPMEMLDIDQLVKSMTKLCLLETGGNGSNLASGDTSHKQYSGSSQHLGVPRRASLVRANMRQMGPNGVIVTNQNGESDSLNKELQAVLQWMVASHFNVPNLTFLNDREGELADLPRLAQKATKKGYSVGDILQRVMRYLERVQMEEAMGKRPQCGLIRWLLANL